CGCGGGATCTACATGCTGGAACCGTACGATCCGAAAAAGATTCCCGTGATGATGGTGCACGGTCTCTGGTCGAGCCCGATGACCTGGCTGGAAATGTTCAACGATTTACGTGCTCAGCCTGAAATCCGAAACAACTACCAGTTCTGGTTCTACCTCTACCCCACGGGACAACCATTCTGGATTTCAGCCGCCCAGTTCCGCAACGACCTGGCAACAATGCGCAACGAACTCGATCCCGATCATGCGGCGATCGCGCTCGATCAGATGGTGCTCGTCGGACACAGCATGGGCGGGCTAGTCTCGAGGATGCAAACGATCGAGAGCCAAAGTAACTTCTGGCATCTGGTTTCCGAGCGGCCACCGTCCGAGCTCAAAGGCGATCCGGTCGATGCCAAGGCGCTGGAAGATGTGCTCTTTTTTCATCCCAACCATTCGATCCGTCGTGTGATTACGATGGGAACGCCCCATCGGGGAAGCGATTTTGCAAATTCGACAACTCGCTGGCTGGGACAAAGCTTGATCACGCTACCGAGCTTTGTCACTGGTAGCAGCAATCGCCTGGTGTCTAGCAACCCTGGCTTCTTCAGCAATGAAGAGCTACTACAGATCAGCACTAGTGTCGATTCATTGGCTCCAGACTCTCCGGTCTTGCCGGCAATCAATGAAGCTCCGAAAGCACCATGGGTGAAGTATCACACGGTGATCGGTATCGTTGATCCAGATACTTGGCTCGGCTATTTCTCAGGACGCAGCGACGGCGTCGTGAAATACGAGAGCGCCCACTTGGATGAAGCGGTTTCCGAGTTGGTCGTCACGGCCGACCACAACTCAGTGCATCGAACGCCGCAAAGCGTGTTAGAGGTCCGACGCATCTTAAGAGAACATATCAAACAGTTGCGGGAAGAGTACTACAGCTCCATCCAGCAACCGGCAACGACGCCTCAAGCCGACAACGAGATCATGCCAGCAAGTCATGCTGCCCCGGTCGCGGAACCGCTTGCTCCTGTACAACGTTCGCCTCAAGCTGAAACGAACCCGTTGAGAAGGAGCATCTATTCGACTCCCCCGTCGCCCAATTAGCAATCATCAGGGGAGTCGAAGGTATCCATGTTAACCGATGGCATTCGACGATCGCGAAGCGAGAAAGTCTCTCATACTGACGGCACGTGGCGAATCGTTTCGCTTCGATTCGGTCGAATCGGCCTTCACGCGAAAGGAAACAACCCGGTACTCTTCCTTTGCCTGAGAGTTACTACCGGCACTCGCAGCTTCGATTTGATCGATGCGATTGACGGTCGTCTTTGACTCGGTTTCCTCGGCGGGAGCGGGCTCTTCCTCTGGTTCGAGTTCGCTGCGAACGATCTTTACATCCGAAGGAGCTTCGATACCGATACGAACCGTGTTGCCCTTCACCTTCAAGATGGTGATGGTGACGCCTTCGCCGATTTGGATTTGCTGCTGCTGCTTGCGAGTCAAAACTAACATGGATTCACACTCCGTTGCAAAAAAGGGATTTCCTTGAGTGGTTTTGTTGGTGCTCTTTGGATTAGCAAAGAGGATGCCAAAAAACGATCAAATGACACCAGTTTGACGTAACTGGTTCACTCATAGGAAGTTATCACTAACTAAGCCAAATCCTTGACTGCCAAGTAGTGTACAAACTTTCAATAGTTTGGCAAGCAAGTTTGTCAAAATCACAAAATGACAGTCCCGAAACCGCCAAACTGGACGGTATCCATCCAATCATCACTATTTGACTAACCAGTTAAATAGCTAGCACTTGCGTTGCCTACGCGATGCTATCAACTGGTGAGTTAACCGCTGTTTCCGCAAACTATTCACAGGCGGGCGCACGAAGCTTTTTTTGGCGACGATCGCGGCAATCTGTCCAAAACAGCCGCGCTTTAGCAGCCGCGTTATCAAAAAGGACGTCTGGAACGCTGCGATGATAAAGAGCCCGACGCGCAAAAAAGTGCCCAGCCATATGACCAAGGGCAGCGTGCCGCTTTGAAAGCGACTCAGGTCACATGGCCGGGCTGGGGCTTGGTATTGAGCGGTTCGGTGTCACTCACACGTCGATGGACGGAGTGACGTCGTTCAAGCCCGACGCAGGTACGCAGATTTTAGTTGTTCCAACGACCTACGGCCTTTCCAATAGTCTTAACGAAAGGAAAAAAAATCAAAATGCTGAGACGGTTACAGCTGATAGGGGAGGGGTAATTTCCCCCGCCTGCTCGCCACGTGGGTCAAAGAACTGATAGGAAACGACTCTCCATTGGCCGTCGGGGTCCTGCTGGAAGGTTAGCACAAGGAATGTGGCGAACTGCCCATCCATCACATCGTTGCTCTTCAAATGGCCGGTCATCTTCACGTTGACCTTGGCAATCCCGATTGGCGGCGTTGATCCATGATTGATCGTTACCTCCAGGTTTTGCTTTACCTTCACAGTCTCGATCTGAACCAAACTCATTTGGCGTTCGGCTTGCGTTTTCAGATTCGGGACCGCATCTGAAATACAATCGGTTACCCCTTCGACATCATTTGCCTCGAGAGCCACGGCGATATCGTAGACAACCGCCTCGATACGCTCGCCTTCGGTAACAATGACATACTCAAGCGCCAACAACAGGGAACAAACCGCGATCCATCCGATCAGCAGATACAGGAAAAGCTGCTTGCCCGTCTGCAACATCGTGCCCGCCAACACGGCACCACCGACCACGGCGATGATGATGATAGGGAGCGATTGTTCAAAAATCCACATTCAGGATCACCGTAGGTGTAACTCAGGGTTGCTGATCGGCTGACGGAGGAGGATCGTCTGGCTTGCGAAATCGCACGTACCACAATCGAACCCAGCCGACCGAAACGAGCAAACCAAGAACGACGTAGATATAGCTCCAACCAATTAGCGTGTTCTCAGGGGTCGATACTGTTAACGGGGAATCACTCGGGGCGGCATCTTGGCCAACTTCCAGCGTCTGGCTGGCAAGCTCACGAGCTTGATGCTGCCGTTCGATCTCGGCTTGGCGGATATCCAGCTTCGAGCGGAATACCACCAGCAAGATGAGCGCTGTCGTGGCAAACAGATAAAGCCAAAACCAAGGAGAATCAGTGATCGGCTCTTGCTGCGGGGCTGGGGTGGCGCTCATGCCCTTAGTCTAACTCACCGTGACAAACCACGCGAAAGAAAAACAAGGGGCCACGAGGGGCCCCTTGTTCGTATTAGGCAATCTGTGCGGGCCAAGGCTTACTTGCCACGCTTCTTCAGCAATGCTGGACCACCATAAAGGGCCAGGTCGCCCAGTTCAGCTTCGATTCGTAGAAGCTGATTGTACTTCGCCATGCGATCGCTACGCGAAGCGGAACCTGTCTTGATCTGACCAGTCCCCAACGCAACGGCCAAGTCGGCGATGAACGAGTCTTCCGTTTCACCACTCCGGTGGCTGGCGATGCTGGTGTAGTTGTTGGCGTGGGCCAATTGAATCGCATTGATCGTTTCGGTCAACGAACCAATCTGATTCACTTTGATCAGAATGCTGTTAGCGATATCTTCGTCGATACCACGCTGCAAACGCTCGGTGTTGGTCACGAATAGGTCGTCGCCCACCAATTGGCAGCTGCTACCGATCTTTTCGGTCAGCATCTTCCAGCCTTCCCAGTCGTCTTCGTCGCAACCGTCTTCGATCGAAACGATCGGGTACTTGGCAGCCCAAGCGGCCAGGAAGTCGACCATACCGGCGGAATCGATTTCCTTACCGTCGATCGTATAGGTCTTCTTGTCCTTGTTGTACAGTTCGCTGGAAGCAACGTCCAAAGCGATGAAGACCTGTTCGCCCGCCTTATAGCCTGCAGCTTCGATCGATTCCATGATCAGATCCAAAGCTTCGATATTGCTACCAAGGTCCGGGGCGAAACCACCTTCGTCACCGACAGCCGTGTTGAGCCCCTTACCTTTGAGGACCTTCTTCAAGCTGTGGAAGACTTCCACGCCACAGCGAAGCGCGTCGCCAAACTTGTCGAAGCCAAGTGGGAAGACCATGAACTCTTGGACGTCGACGTTGTTGTCTGCGTGCGAACCACCGTTGACGATGTTCATCATCGGAGCTGGCAGCGTGCGAGCGCCAACGCCACCCAGGTAACGGTACAGCGGCAGACCGGAAGCTGCGGCAGCGGCTTTGGCGACGGCGAGCGAAACACCCAAGATCGCATTCGCGCCCAGCTTGCTCTTATTCGGTGTACCGTCCAATTCGATCATCAATTCGTCGATGTGCGTCTGGCTGGTCGCGTCTTCGCCAATCAAAGCATCCGCGATCACGTCGTTGATGTTTTCAACCGCTTTGGTGACACCCTTGCCCAGGTAAACGCTCTTGTCCCCGTCACGAAGTTCCAAAGCTTCGTGCACACCGGTCGATGCCCCACTAGGAACGGCAGCGCGGCCAACCACGCCGCTGTCCAAAATCACTTCGACTTCCACCGTTGGATTTCCACGGCTGTCCAGGATCTGAAGCCCGCGAACGTCGACAATCATGCTCATGGTTTTGGCTCGTCTTCTATCTAAGTTTTCAAAAATGGGAGTGCTATTTTAGGAATTCCGCAAGTGTGGGGCAGCATGCGGAGAAGCTCGAAATCCATGACTGGTTCAAGCGGAATTTCAAAAATCGCCGCTATTTTGACCCATTTAGGGCGTGCTTGCCAAGGATGGGACGGGTCGTTGTGGGGAATTTTCCCTGCCGTTAAATTCGTGAGTAGTCGTTCCGTTACTCAATCCAGCCCCTAACTGGACGTTTCGAGGAAACCATGTTTACCGGCCTTGTTGAAACTCAAGGAAAAGTCGTCGCCCTTAAGCCCGAAGGACCGGGGGTTCGACTTTCATTAGAAAATCCCCTCGTCGCCGGCAGCGCGAGCCTGGGCGACAGTATCGCCGTGAATGGCTGCTGTTTGACGGTCGTTTCGATCGAAGAAAATGTCGTCGATTTCGAAGCAGGGGAAGAGACCCTCAATAGAACCAATCTCGGTCAACTTAAGATTGGCAGTCTGGTGAACTTAGAACGATCCCTTCAACTCGGCGATCGCCTTGGCGGCCACCTCGTGACGGGGCACATCGATACCACCGCCACACTGGCCGAGCGCAACGATGACGGCGAGTGGTGTACGATGTGGTTCTCAGTACCTACTGAAACCACACGGCAGATGGCCAGCAAGGGCTCGGTAACGATCGACGGCATCAGCTTAACTTTGGTGGATGTCACGAATGATCGTTTCAGCGTTGCGTTGATTCCGCACACGCTCGATGCCACCACGCTTGGCAAACGCGTGGTCGGCGACACCGTTAATATTGAAACCGATCTGCTGGCCAAGTATGTCCAGCGGCAGCTCGAAACCCAACCCAACAACTAGTTCCTTTGGAAACCGATTTCCCGCATGCCTGAATTTCGCAATCAAACGATCTCGTACCTTACGAGCAAATTCCGCGAAATCGGAATCCGCCCTGTTTCGAAACATGGTCAGAACTTCCTGATCGATATGAATCTGCTCGACCTGTTGGTTCGCTCGGCAGATATTCAGAAAGATGACGTCGTTCTGGAAATCGGAACCGGTACCGGCACCCTTTCCACACGCATGGCAGCCCAGGCTGGGCACTTGGTGACGGTCGAGATCGATCCTCACATGGCCACGTTCGCCCTGGAAGAACTAGACGACTTCGAGAACGTGACGCTGCTGAATTTCGACGCGCTGCGTAATAAAAATCACTTCCGTCCCGAGATGATTGAGACGATCCGCGAGAAGATGGCCGAGATCGGCACGGATCACTTCAAGCTGGCCGCCAACTTGCCGTACAACGTAGCCACGCCGATTATCTCGAACCTGTTGCGAACCGAGATCACGCCCAAGAGCATGACGGTTACGATTCAAAAGGAACTGGCCGAACGCATTACGGCTCCGCCGAATACCAAAGACTACAGCGCATTGTCCGTTTGGATTCAAAGCCAATGTCGCTGTGAGATCGTGCGGATCTTGCCGCCGAGCGTCTTCTGGCCGGCACCGAAAGTTCATTCCGCGATCTTAC
The Blastopirellula marina genome window above contains:
- a CDS encoding carbon storage regulator; amino-acid sequence: MLVLTRKQQQQIQIGEGVTITILKVKGNTVRIGIEAPSDVKIVRSELEPEEEPAPAEETESKTTVNRIDQIEAASAGSNSQAKEEYRVVSFRVKADSTESKRNDSPRAVSMRDFLASRSSNAIG
- a CDS encoding esterase/lipase family protein, yielding MIRFNNRIMPVIAGVPRMTRAILVTMVAICCLANTGCMNSRFASVRRTPTNPLDAPLQLMSYGGPKVTDRTRQSLRQLSLDKYADGDYSRGLSELAQIIEKEPTADALYTYAELSYIAATRADALGKNATALELYAGSVSHAYYYLFECKDGARSDGYDPRFRQACDIYNKSLEGSLRLVKLQGKLKQGETYRIKTPNQVFIVSLDTVGRWKDTKFQDFQFTSDFEVEGLKNQHRQYGLGVPLIAECKDKPPTAPGSEYFPPNLTFALTAFLEVAHTEDVDPDTKKHIHYCHIHLYDPLEQPEIEVKGKKVPLEADISTPLAYLLDSSSMSQVYMATLGMLTPGQQQDQRGIYMLEPYDPKKIPVMMVHGLWSSPMTWLEMFNDLRAQPEIRNNYQFWFYLYPTGQPFWISAAQFRNDLATMRNELDPDHAAIALDQMVLVGHSMGGLVSRMQTIESQSNFWHLVSERPPSELKGDPVDAKALEDVLFFHPNHSIRRVITMGTPHRGSDFANSTTRWLGQSLITLPSFVTGSSNRLVSSNPGFFSNEELLQISTSVDSLAPDSPVLPAINEAPKAPWVKYHTVIGIVDPDTWLGYFSGRSDGVVKYESAHLDEAVSELVVTADHNSVHRTPQSVLEVRRILREHIKQLREEYYSSIQQPATTPQADNEIMPASHAAPVAEPLAPVQRSPQAETNPLRRSIYSTPPSPN
- the eno gene encoding phosphopyruvate hydratase, which gives rise to MSMIVDVRGLQILDSRGNPTVEVEVILDSGVVGRAAVPSGASTGVHEALELRDGDKSVYLGKGVTKAVENINDVIADALIGEDATSQTHIDELMIELDGTPNKSKLGANAILGVSLAVAKAAAAASGLPLYRYLGGVGARTLPAPMMNIVNGGSHADNNVDVQEFMVFPLGFDKFGDALRCGVEVFHSLKKVLKGKGLNTAVGDEGGFAPDLGSNIEALDLIMESIEAAGYKAGEQVFIALDVASSELYNKDKKTYTIDGKEIDSAGMVDFLAAWAAKYPIVSIEDGCDEDDWEGWKMLTEKIGSSCQLVGDDLFVTNTERLQRGIDEDIANSILIKVNQIGSLTETINAIQLAHANNYTSIASHRSGETEDSFIADLAVALGTGQIKTGSASRSDRMAKYNQLLRIEAELGDLALYGGPALLKKRGK
- a CDS encoding riboflavin synthase, with the translated sequence MFTGLVETQGKVVALKPEGPGVRLSLENPLVAGSASLGDSIAVNGCCLTVVSIEENVVDFEAGEETLNRTNLGQLKIGSLVNLERSLQLGDRLGGHLVTGHIDTTATLAERNDDGEWCTMWFSVPTETTRQMASKGSVTIDGISLTLVDVTNDRFSVALIPHTLDATTLGKRVVGDTVNIETDLLAKYVQRQLETQPNN
- the rsmA gene encoding 16S rRNA (adenine(1518)-N(6)/adenine(1519)-N(6))-dimethyltransferase RsmA is translated as MPEFRNQTISYLTSKFREIGIRPVSKHGQNFLIDMNLLDLLVRSADIQKDDVVLEIGTGTGTLSTRMAAQAGHLVTVEIDPHMATFALEELDDFENVTLLNFDALRNKNHFRPEMIETIREKMAEIGTDHFKLAANLPYNVATPIISNLLRTEITPKSMTVTIQKELAERITAPPNTKDYSALSVWIQSQCRCEIVRILPPSVFWPAPKVHSAILQIDIEPERRAQIPDLEFFHEFNRSLFFHRRKFLRSVLQSAFKGRLEKAEVDQVMEQGGLDASSRSENFTVDEILAMSELFRQKLAEKES